The following coding sequences lie in one Pseudomonas sp. B33.4 genomic window:
- the rimP gene encoding ribosome maturation factor RimP, which yields MSSKLEELQALLAPVVVALGYECWGIEFSAQGRHSMLRVYIDKEGGVLVDDCAIVSRQISGVLDVEDPISVEYTLEVSSPGMERPLFTLEQFAKFAGEQVKIKLRSPFEGRRNFQGLLRGVEEQDVVVQVDDHEFLLPIDMIDKANIIPSFD from the coding sequence GTGTCGAGCAAGCTAGAAGAGTTGCAGGCCTTGCTGGCCCCGGTGGTCGTGGCCCTGGGCTATGAATGCTGGGGTATCGAGTTTTCGGCTCAGGGTCGTCACTCGATGTTGCGCGTTTATATCGATAAAGAGGGTGGCGTGCTGGTGGACGATTGCGCCATTGTCAGCCGTCAGATCAGTGGTGTCCTGGATGTTGAAGATCCAATCAGCGTTGAATACACCCTCGAAGTTTCCTCGCCTGGCATGGAGCGCCCACTGTTCACTCTTGAGCAGTTTGCAAAGTTTGCCGGTGAACAAGTGAAGATCAAGCTGCGCTCGCCTTTCGAAGGGCGACGCAACTTTCAGGGCCTTCTGCGCGGTGTAGAAGAACAGGATGTCGTGGTGCAGGTAGATGACCATGAGTTCCTGTTGCCGATCGATATGATCGACAAGGCCAACATTATTCCCAGTTTTGACTGA
- the infB gene encoding translation initiation factor IF-2 codes for MTQVTVKQLADEVKTPVERLLQQMREAGLPHTAAEENVTDSEKQSLLTHLKSSHKAKVEEPRKITLQRKTTSTLRVAGSKSISVEVRKKKVFVQRSPEEIEAERKRELDERRAVENAARQKAEEEAKQRAEVEARNQPAAAQTATSDAVAAPAAVAEPVRESAPVVAAAPAPSADVRNKQNEQRRPDKPRADDNNRRSGGGDGERKNAPHRASVKEKAPAPRVAPRTTDEESDGFRRGGRGKAKLKKRNAHGFQSPTGPVVRDVQIGETITVGDLANQMSVKAAEIIKFMFKLGTPATINQVLDQETAQLVAEELGHKVTLVSDTALEDSLAESLKFEGESFSRAPVVTVMGHVDHGKTSLLDYIRRAKVAAGEAGGITQHIGAYHVETERGMVTFLDTPGHAAFTAMRARGAKATDIVILVVAADDGVMPQTIEAVQHAVAAGVPLVVAVNKIDKPGADLDRIRSELSVHGVTSEEWGGDTPFVPVSAKVGTGVDELLEAVLLQAEVLELKATPSAPGRGVVVESRLDKGRGPVATVLVQDGTLRQGDMVLVGSNYGRVRAMLDENGKPIKEAGPSIPVEILGLDGTPDAGDEMSVVADEKKAREVALFRQGKFREVKLARAHAGKLENIFENMGQAEKKTLNIVLKSDVRGSLEALNGALNGLGNDEVQVRVVGGGVGGITESDANLALASNAVLFGFNVRADAGARKIVEQEGLDMRYYNVIYDIIEDVKKALTGMLGSDVRENILGVAEVRDVFRSPKFGAIAGCMVIEGVVHRNRPIRVLREDIVIFEGELESLRRFKDDASEVRAGMECGIGVKSYNDVKVGDKIEVFEKVQVARSL; via the coding sequence ATGACGCAAGTCACGGTGAAACAACTGGCCGATGAGGTCAAAACACCGGTAGAGCGCCTGTTGCAGCAGATGCGTGAGGCAGGTCTGCCGCACACCGCCGCCGAAGAAAATGTGACTGACAGTGAGAAGCAGTCCCTGCTGACTCACTTGAAAAGCAGCCACAAGGCGAAAGTGGAAGAACCACGCAAGATCACGCTGCAGCGTAAAACCACCAGCACCCTGCGTGTTGCTGGCAGCAAAAGCATCAGCGTTGAAGTCCGCAAGAAGAAAGTTTTCGTACAGCGCAGCCCGGAAGAAATCGAAGCCGAGCGCAAGCGTGAACTGGATGAGCGTCGCGCAGTAGAAAATGCTGCCCGTCAGAAGGCTGAAGAAGAAGCCAAGCAACGCGCCGAAGTAGAAGCGCGTAATCAGCCTGCTGCTGCGCAGACCGCTACCAGCGACGCCGTTGCGGCGCCGGCTGCAGTTGCCGAACCTGTTCGCGAAAGCGCACCGGTGGTTGCCGCTGCTCCAGCTCCGTCTGCTGACGTTCGCAACAAGCAGAACGAACAGCGCCGTCCGGACAAACCACGTGCCGACGACAACAATCGTCGCAGCGGTGGTGGTGATGGCGAGCGCAAAAACGCTCCGCATCGCGCCTCGGTCAAAGAAAAAGCGCCAGCTCCACGTGTGGCGCCACGCACTACCGACGAAGAAAGCGATGGCTTCCGTCGCGGTGGTCGCGGCAAGGCCAAGCTAAAGAAACGCAACGCTCACGGTTTCCAGAGCCCAACCGGCCCTGTCGTGCGTGATGTGCAGATCGGCGAGACCATCACTGTTGGCGATCTCGCCAATCAGATGTCGGTCAAGGCTGCTGAAATCATCAAGTTCATGTTCAAACTGGGTACTCCAGCGACTATCAACCAGGTGCTTGATCAGGAAACTGCTCAACTGGTAGCCGAAGAACTGGGCCACAAAGTGACCCTGGTCAGCGACACTGCCCTGGAAGATTCCCTGGCCGAGTCCCTGAAGTTTGAAGGTGAGTCGTTCTCCCGTGCGCCAGTCGTGACCGTAATGGGCCACGTTGACCACGGTAAAACTTCCCTGCTCGACTACATCCGTCGTGCCAAGGTAGCTGCTGGCGAAGCCGGCGGTATCACCCAGCACATCGGTGCATACCACGTTGAAACCGAACGCGGCATGGTCACCTTCCTCGACACCCCGGGTCACGCCGCGTTTACCGCAATGCGTGCTCGTGGTGCCAAGGCGACCGACATCGTGATTCTGGTGGTTGCAGCGGACGACGGCGTAATGCCGCAGACCATTGAAGCTGTTCAGCACGCTGTAGCGGCTGGCGTTCCACTGGTTGTAGCAGTGAACAAGATCGACAAGCCGGGCGCTGATCTCGATCGCATCCGTAGCGAACTGTCGGTTCACGGCGTGACTTCCGAAGAGTGGGGTGGTGATACGCCGTTCGTTCCGGTTTCGGCGAAAGTCGGTACTGGCGTGGACGAGCTGCTTGAAGCCGTTCTGCTGCAAGCTGAAGTTCTCGAACTGAAAGCAACTCCGTCGGCTCCTGGTCGTGGCGTTGTGGTTGAATCGCGTCTCGACAAAGGTCGTGGCCCGGTGGCAACCGTTCTGGTTCAAGACGGTACCCTGCGCCAAGGCGACATGGTCCTGGTCGGTTCGAACTATGGCCGCGTGCGTGCCATGCTCGACGAGAACGGCAAGCCAATCAAAGAAGCCGGTCCATCCATCCCTGTCGAGATCCTCGGCCTGGACGGCACTCCGGACGCTGGCGACGAGATGAGCGTGGTTGCCGACGAGAAGAAAGCCCGTGAAGTGGCTCTGTTCCGTCAAGGCAAGTTCCGCGAAGTCAAACTGGCTCGCGCTCACGCCGGCAAGCTGGAAAACATCTTCGAAAACATGGGTCAGGCCGAGAAGAAGACGCTCAACATCGTCCTCAAATCCGACGTCCGTGGTTCGCTGGAAGCGTTGAACGGTGCCTTGAATGGCCTGGGCAACGACGAAGTACAAGTGCGTGTAGTTGGCGGCGGCGTTGGTGGTATCACCGAATCCGACGCTAACCTGGCACTGGCTTCCAACGCTGTACTGTTCGGCTTCAACGTGCGTGCCGATGCTGGCGCACGGAAGATCGTCGAGCAGGAAGGTCTGGATATGCGTTACTACAACGTGATCTACGACATCATCGAAGACGTCAAGAAAGCCCTGACCGGCATGCTCGGCAGCGATGTTCGCGAGAACATCCTGGGTGTGGCCGAAGTGCGTGACGTGTTCCGTTCGCCGAAGTTTGGCGCGATCGCTGGCTGCATGGTGATTGAAGGTGTTGTGCACCGTAACCGTCCGATCCGTGTACTGCGTGAAGACATCGTTATCTTCGAAGGCGAGCTGGAATCCCTGCGCCGCTTCAAGGATGACGCTTCCGAAGTACGTGCCGGCATGGAATGCGGTATCGGCGTGAAGAGCTACAACGACGTCAAAGTCGGCGACAAAATCGAAGTCTTCGAGAAGGTCCAGGTTGCTCGCAGCCTCTAA
- the rpsO gene encoding 30S ribosomal protein S15 translates to MALDVQEKAQIVADYQQAVGDTGSPEVQVALLTHNINKLQGHFKANGKDHHSRRGLIRMVNQRRKLLDYLKGKDLGRYQTLIGRLGLRR, encoded by the coding sequence ATGGCTCTCGACGTTCAAGAAAAAGCTCAAATCGTTGCTGACTACCAGCAAGCTGTTGGTGACACTGGTTCGCCAGAAGTGCAAGTTGCACTGCTGACCCACAACATCAACAAGCTGCAAGGTCACTTCAAGGCCAACGGTAAAGATCACCACTCCCGTCGTGGTCTGATCCGCATGGTAAACCAGCGTCGCAAGCTGCTGGACTACCTGAAAGGCAAGGATCTGGGTCGTTATCAGACTCTGATCGGTCGCCTGGGTCTGCGTCGCTAA
- the nusA gene encoding transcription termination factor NusA: MSKEVLLVVESVSNEKGVPASVIFEALELALATATKKRFEDEVDLRVEINRHTGAYETFRRWTVVEENDLDDPAIETWPSKVAETHPGAKVGDVVEEKIESIEFGRIAAQTAKQVIVQKVREAERAQVVDAYRERLGEIISGTVKKVTRDNVIVDLGNNAEALLAREDIISRETFRVGVRLRALLKEIRTENRGPQLILSRTAPEMLIELFRIEVPEIAEGLIEVMAASRDPGSRAKIAVRSKDKRIDPQGACIGMRGSRVQAVSGELGGERVDIVLWDDNPAQFVINAMSPAEVAAIIVDEDAHAMDIAVGADNLAQAIGRGGQNVRLASQLTGWTLNVMTESDIQAKQQAETGDILRNFIDELEVDEDLAQVLVDEGFTSLEEIAYVPLEEMLNIDGFDEDTVNELRARAKDRLLTKAIATEEKLADAHPAEDLLSLEGMDKDLAMELAVRGVITREDLAEQSIDDLLDIDGIDDDRAGKLIMAARAHWFE; encoded by the coding sequence ATGAGCAAAGAAGTACTGCTGGTTGTTGAGTCGGTATCCAATGAAAAGGGCGTACCGGCAAGCGTAATTTTTGAAGCGCTGGAGCTGGCTCTGGCCACTGCTACCAAAAAGCGTTTTGAAGACGAAGTTGACCTGCGTGTGGAAATTAACCGCCACACCGGGGCATACGAAACCTTCCGTCGCTGGACGGTCGTCGAAGAGAATGATCTCGATGATCCGGCCATCGAAACCTGGCCAAGCAAGGTTGCCGAAACGCATCCTGGTGCCAAGGTTGGCGACGTTGTCGAAGAAAAGATCGAATCCATCGAATTCGGCCGCATCGCTGCACAGACTGCCAAGCAGGTCATCGTGCAGAAAGTGCGTGAAGCCGAGCGCGCTCAAGTGGTCGACGCCTATCGCGAGCGCCTGGGAGAAATCATCTCCGGCACCGTGAAAAAAGTCACCCGCGACAACGTGATCGTCGATCTGGGTAACAACGCTGAAGCGTTGCTGGCCCGTGAAGACATCATTTCGCGTGAAACCTTCCGTGTCGGCGTGCGTCTGCGTGCGCTGCTCAAGGAAATCCGCACCGAGAACCGTGGGCCGCAGCTGATCCTGTCGCGTACCGCGCCGGAAATGCTGATCGAGCTGTTCCGTATTGAAGTGCCGGAAATTGCCGAAGGCCTGATCGAAGTAATGGCAGCGTCCCGTGATCCGGGTTCGCGCGCCAAGATCGCCGTCCGCTCGAAAGACAAACGCATCGACCCGCAGGGCGCTTGCATCGGTATGCGCGGTTCGCGCGTGCAGGCAGTGTCGGGCGAGTTGGGCGGTGAGCGTGTGGATATCGTCCTGTGGGACGACAACCCGGCTCAGTTCGTAATCAACGCCATGTCCCCGGCTGAGGTTGCGGCAATTATCGTTGACGAAGATGCCCACGCAATGGACATCGCCGTTGGCGCAGACAATCTGGCTCAGGCCATCGGTCGCGGTGGTCAGAACGTGCGTCTGGCCAGCCAGTTGACTGGCTGGACCCTGAACGTGATGACCGAATCGGACATCCAGGCTAAGCAGCAAGCAGAAACCGGTGACATCCTGCGCAACTTCATCGACGAGCTGGAAGTCGACGAAGACCTGGCACAGGTGCTGGTAGATGAAGGCTTCACCAGCCTGGAAGAGATTGCCTACGTACCGTTGGAAGAAATGCTCAACATCGACGGCTTTGACGAAGATACCGTCAACGAGCTTCGCGCTCGTGCCAAGGATCGTTTGTTGACCAAAGCCATCGCTACTGAGGAAAAGCTGGCAGACGCCCATCCGGCCGAAGACCTGCTCTCGCTTGAGGGTATGGACAAGGATTTGGCGATGGAACTGGCGGTGCGCGGCGTAATTACCCGCGAAGACCTGGCCGAGCAGTCTATTGACGACCTGCTCGACATCGACGGCATTGACGATGATCGTGCCGGCAAGTTGATCATGGCCGCCCGAGCCCACTGGTTCGAGTAA
- the truB gene encoding tRNA pseudouridine(55) synthase TruB yields the protein MAQVKRIRRNVSGIILLDKPLGFTSNAALQKVRWLLNAEKAGHTGSLDPLATGVLPLCFGEATKFSQYLLDSDKAYETLAQLGKTTTTADAEGEVLQERPVTVGRADVEAALPKFRGQISQIPPMYSALKRDGQPLYKLARAGEVVEREPRSVTIARLELLAFEGDTARLAVDCSKGTYIRTLVEDIGEQLGCGAYVAELRRTQAGPFTLAQTVTLEELEAVHAEGGNEAVDRFLMPSDSGLQDWPLLHFSEASAFYWLNGQPVRAPDAPKFGMVRVQDHSGRFIGIGEVSEDGRIAPRRLIRSE from the coding sequence GTGGCTCAGGTCAAACGTATCCGTCGTAATGTCAGTGGCATCATCCTGCTCGACAAGCCGTTGGGGTTCACCTCCAACGCCGCGTTGCAGAAGGTTCGCTGGTTGCTCAACGCCGAGAAGGCCGGTCACACCGGCAGCCTCGACCCGCTGGCCACCGGCGTCTTGCCGTTGTGCTTTGGCGAAGCGACCAAGTTCTCGCAGTACCTGCTCGATTCCGACAAGGCTTATGAAACCCTCGCGCAACTGGGCAAGACCACCACCACGGCCGATGCCGAAGGTGAGGTTTTGCAGGAGCGCCCGGTGACCGTTGGTCGCGCCGATGTCGAAGCGGCATTGCCGAAATTTCGTGGGCAAATCAGTCAGATACCGCCGATGTACTCGGCGCTCAAGCGTGATGGCCAGCCGTTGTACAAGTTGGCTCGTGCAGGCGAAGTAGTGGAGCGCGAACCGCGTTCTGTTACTATTGCGCGCTTGGAATTACTGGCCTTCGAAGGCGATACTGCGCGACTTGCGGTGGATTGCAGCAAAGGCACCTATATCCGCACCCTGGTGGAGGATATCGGTGAGCAACTCGGTTGTGGTGCGTACGTCGCGGAATTGCGCCGTACCCAGGCCGGGCCTTTCACCCTGGCGCAGACCGTGACCCTCGAAGAGCTTGAAGCGGTACATGCCGAAGGCGGCAACGAAGCGGTGGATCGCTTCCTGATGCCATCGGACAGCGGCCTGCAGGATTGGCCGTTGCTGCACTTCTCCGAAGCGAGTGCGTTCTACTGGCTCAACGGCCAGCCGGTACGTGCCCCGGATGCTCCGAAGTTCGGCATGGTACGGGTACAGGATCACAGTGGTCGCTTCATCGGTATCGGTGAAGTGAGCGAAGACGGGCGCATTGCACCACGTCGACTGATTCGGTCGGAATGA
- the pnp gene encoding polyribonucleotide nucleotidyltransferase, producing the protein MNPVIKKFQFGQSTVTLETGRIARQASGAVLVTVDDDVSVLVTVVGAKQADPGKGFFPLSVHYQEKTYAAGKIPGGFFKREGRPSEKETLTSRLIDRPIRPLFPEGFMNEVQVVCTVVSTSKKTDPDIAAMIGTSAALAISGIPFDGPIGAARVAFHESTGYLLNPTYEQQAASSLDMVVAGTSDAVLMVESEAKELTEDQMLGAVLFAHDEFQVVINAVKELAAEAAKPTWTWAPAPEATELLGAIRAEFGEAISQAYTITVKADRYARLGELKDQVVAKLSGEEGQPSSSEVKAAFGEIEYRTVRENIVNGKPRIDGRDTKTVRPLNIEVGVLPKTHGSALFTRGETQALVVATLGTARDAQLLDTLEGEKKDPFMLHYNFPPFSVGECGRMGGAGRREIGHGRLARRSVSAMLPAADVFPYTIRVVSEITESNGSSSMASVCGASLALMDAGVPMKAPVAGIAMGLVKEGEKFAVLTDILGDEDHLGDMDFKVAGTAKGVTALQMDIKIKGITEEIMEIALGQALEARLNILGQMNQIIGQSRTELSANAPTMIAMKIDTDKIRDVIGKGGATIRAICEETKASIDIEDDGSIKIFGETKEAAEAARQRVLGITAEAEIGKIYVGKVERIVDFGAFVNILPGKDGLVHISMLSDARVEKVTDILKEGQEVEVLVLDVDNRGRIKLSIKDVAAAKASGV; encoded by the coding sequence GTGAACCCGGTAATCAAAAAATTCCAGTTCGGTCAATCGACCGTTACCCTCGAGACTGGCCGTATCGCCCGTCAGGCCTCCGGCGCAGTATTGGTCACCGTTGACGACGACGTCAGCGTATTGGTGACTGTAGTCGGCGCAAAACAAGCCGATCCGGGCAAGGGCTTCTTCCCTCTGTCCGTTCACTACCAGGAAAAGACTTACGCTGCCGGTAAGATCCCTGGCGGTTTCTTCAAGCGTGAAGGCCGTCCTTCCGAGAAAGAAACCCTGACTTCCCGACTGATCGACCGTCCGATCCGTCCGCTGTTCCCAGAAGGCTTCATGAACGAAGTGCAGGTTGTCTGCACCGTCGTTTCCACCAGCAAGAAGACCGATCCGGACATCGCAGCGATGATCGGTACCTCGGCTGCCCTCGCCATCTCGGGCATCCCGTTTGACGGCCCGATCGGCGCCGCTCGCGTTGCTTTCCACGAAAGCACCGGCTACCTGCTGAACCCGACCTACGAGCAGCAAGCTGCTTCGAGCCTGGACATGGTCGTTGCCGGTACTTCCGACGCCGTGCTGATGGTTGAATCGGAAGCCAAAGAGCTGACCGAAGACCAGATGCTGGGCGCGGTACTGTTTGCTCACGACGAGTTCCAGGTGGTGATCAACGCCGTTAAAGAACTGGCCGCCGAAGCTGCCAAGCCAACCTGGACCTGGGCTCCTGCTCCAGAAGCCACCGAGCTGCTGGGCGCGATCCGTGCCGAGTTCGGCGAAGCGATCTCCCAGGCTTACACCATCACCGTCAAGGCCGACCGTTATGCGCGTCTGGGCGAGCTGAAGGATCAAGTCGTTGCCAAGCTGTCCGGTGAAGAAGGTCAGCCTTCGTCCAGCGAAGTCAAAGCTGCTTTCGGCGAAATCGAATACCGCACCGTTCGCGAAAACATCGTAAACGGCAAGCCACGTATCGATGGCCGCGACACCAAGACCGTACGTCCGCTGAACATCGAAGTCGGCGTTTTGCCGAAGACTCACGGTTCGGCGCTGTTCACCCGTGGTGAAACCCAGGCGCTGGTCGTTGCAACTCTGGGCACCGCCCGTGATGCACAACTGCTGGACACCCTGGAAGGCGAGAAAAAAGACCCGTTCATGCTGCACTACAACTTCCCTCCGTTCTCGGTAGGCGAATGTGGTCGCATGGGTGGCGCTGGTCGTCGTGAAATCGGTCACGGCCGTCTGGCCCGTCGTTCGGTTTCGGCCATGCTGCCAGCCGCTGACGTGTTCCCGTACACCATCCGTGTGGTGTCGGAAATCACCGAATCCAACGGTTCGAGCTCGATGGCTTCCGTTTGCGGCGCTTCCCTGGCCCTGATGGACGCTGGTGTACCGATGAAGGCGCCGGTTGCCGGTATCGCCATGGGTCTGGTTAAAGAAGGCGAGAAATTCGCCGTCCTGACCGACATCCTTGGTGACGAAGACCACCTGGGCGACATGGACTTCAAAGTAGCCGGTACCGCCAAAGGTGTTACCGCGCTGCAGATGGACATCAAGATCAAGGGCATCACCGAAGAAATCATGGAAATCGCTCTGGGCCAAGCCCTTGAAGCGCGCCTGAACATCCTCGGTCAGATGAACCAGATCATCGGCCAGTCGCGTACCGAACTGTCGGCCAACGCTCCGACCATGATCGCGATGAAAATCGACACCGACAAAATCCGTGACGTTATCGGTAAAGGTGGCGCGACCATCCGTGCGATCTGCGAAGAAACCAAGGCTTCGATCGACATCGAAGACGACGGTTCGATCAAGATCTTCGGCGAAACCAAGGAAGCTGCTGAAGCTGCACGTCAGCGCGTTCTGGGCATCACCGCTGAAGCCGAGATCGGCAAGATCTACGTGGGTAAAGTTGAGCGCATCGTCGATTTCGGCGCATTCGTCAACATCCTGCCGGGCAAGGACGGTCTGGTGCACATCTCGATGCTGAGCGACGCTCGCGTAGAGAAAGTGACCGACATTCTGAAAGAAGGCCAGGAAGTGGAAGTGCTGGTACTGGACGTGGACAACCGCGGCCGTATCAAGCTGTCCATCAAAGACGTGGCTGCTGCCAAGGCTTCGGGCGTTTAA
- the rbfA gene encoding 30S ribosome-binding factor RbfA has protein sequence MAKEYSRTQRIGDQMQRELAQLIRREVKDPRVGLVTITAVEVSRDVGHAKIFITVMGQDNAEDIAQSIKVLNSAAGFLRMQLAREMKLRSVPQLHFHYDESVVRGAHLSALIERAVAEDNQHPVAAEPEDTKE, from the coding sequence ATGGCAAAAGAATACAGCCGTACCCAACGTATCGGCGATCAGATGCAGCGCGAGCTGGCCCAACTGATCCGTCGCGAAGTCAAGGATCCACGTGTGGGTCTGGTCACCATTACCGCTGTTGAAGTCAGCCGTGACGTCGGTCATGCGAAGATTTTCATCACCGTGATGGGGCAGGACAACGCAGAGGACATCGCGCAAAGCATCAAGGTGCTCAATTCCGCCGCAGGCTTCCTGCGCATGCAATTGGCCCGTGAAATGAAACTGCGCAGCGTGCCGCAACTGCACTTCCACTACGACGAGTCCGTCGTGCGTGGCGCGCACCTGTCGGCGCTGATCGAGCGTGCCGTGGCTGAAGACAATCAGCATCCGGTCGCTGCTGAACCTGAAGACACCAAGGAGTAA
- a CDS encoding DUF6388 family protein, with the protein MTELTQEQRHEQALEKYKLDAPQLLEEIKDLSPDDQKDQIQWAFEDEAEAQGLQPWELTLKYTSTPEEFEAQRLVLHKEAAEVLGVDWEEYCEMNNLVV; encoded by the coding sequence ATGACCGAATTAACTCAAGAGCAACGTCACGAACAGGCGCTGGAAAAGTACAAGCTTGATGCGCCGCAGCTGCTGGAAGAGATCAAGGACCTCAGTCCTGATGATCAGAAAGACCAGATTCAGTGGGCCTTCGAAGACGAAGCTGAAGCACAGGGCCTGCAGCCGTGGGAGCTGACGCTCAAGTACACGAGCACGCCGGAGGAGTTCGAGGCGCAGCGCCTTGTGCTGCACAAAGAGGCGGCTGAAGTGCTGGGTGTCGATTGGGAAGAGTACTGCGAGATGAATAATCTCGTCGTTTGA